The Mucilaginibacter mallensis genome has a segment encoding these proteins:
- a CDS encoding glycan-binding surface protein translates to MKNNLNIRLYLLPLFFAMVALLPACKKNNEGSSNPPVITGVRSYVASPNDTVLTSAIPNGQWVVITGQNLKSATRIEFDGVPANFSPVLLAENSAVVQIPQITFSTIDTSKLYTVKVTTTGGSTSFAFKLGPPAPAIWAISDVFANPGDSVYLFGANLVLVQHLVYGGTPITKFKTSLSGDSLGFLMPALTPTKLVTVTTKAGIALDTINAKPIIAAISDCNPDLGDSVYVYGSYLKTIQSISFGGATITNFTEGPRGIYVKFLAPGKYSYASGPVTIVTSYGTVSTVYKVNTQNGVTAGLLGDFEWGDNFGFGWGSNENLVANVADFNGSMGTNTTQYMELKIPVLAGGASVFFPLGNSNTGNHWVPVANITDPPSSWALQFEMSVAHPWNGGTLYIETTFAGDSYVARYEPWKIPGSNVTKAFITKGWETVTIPLSAFKSKVNELGDGVSITQISDLLGPTGASSYNMYLENFDSSSTATDFYAAIDNIRCVKIK, encoded by the coding sequence ATGAAAAATAATTTAAACATCCGCTTGTATTTGTTGCCGCTATTCTTCGCGATGGTGGCTTTACTGCCAGCTTGTAAAAAAAACAATGAGGGTTCTTCTAACCCACCGGTAATTACAGGCGTTAGGAGTTATGTTGCTTCACCAAACGACACTGTTTTGACCAGTGCCATTCCAAACGGTCAATGGGTGGTGATAACCGGGCAGAATTTAAAAAGTGCAACCCGGATAGAATTTGACGGTGTGCCCGCAAATTTCAGTCCTGTATTATTGGCGGAAAATAGCGCTGTTGTGCAAATTCCCCAGATAACATTTTCAACTATTGATACCAGCAAGCTTTATACCGTAAAGGTTACAACAACAGGGGGTTCCACCTCGTTTGCTTTCAAACTGGGTCCGCCAGCACCTGCCATTTGGGCTATTTCAGACGTATTTGCCAACCCGGGCGATTCGGTTTATCTTTTTGGTGCAAATTTAGTATTGGTTCAACACCTGGTATATGGGGGCACCCCAATCACAAAGTTTAAGACGAGCCTTAGTGGGGACTCCCTTGGCTTTTTGATGCCAGCATTAACTCCTACCAAACTAGTTACGGTAACCACTAAAGCTGGTATTGCCCTGGATACCATAAATGCGAAGCCAATCATTGCGGCCATTTCCGACTGTAATCCCGACCTTGGTGATTCGGTTTATGTTTATGGTAGTTACCTTAAGACTATCCAGTCAATTTCTTTTGGCGGTGCTACTATTACAAATTTCACAGAAGGTCCACGTGGCATTTATGTTAAGTTTCTGGCTCCAGGTAAGTACAGCTACGCTAGTGGACCAGTGACCATTGTTACCAGTTATGGAACGGTTTCTACTGTTTATAAAGTAAATACTCAAAATGGCGTTACTGCTGGTCTTTTAGGGGATTTTGAGTGGGGTGATAATTTTGGTTTTGGCTGGGGCTCAAATGAAAATTTAGTTGCTAACGTGGCCGATTTTAATGGTTCGATGGGAACAAATACTACTCAGTATATGGAATTGAAGATTCCTGTTTTAGCCGGCGGTGCAAGTGTGTTCTTCCCATTGGGTAATTCTAATACGGGTAATCACTGGGTACCTGTGGCAAATATTACAGATCCTCCTTCAAGCTGGGCTCTTCAATTTGAAATGAGTGTGGCTCACCCATGGAATGGAGGTACTCTTTATATTGAAACTACTTTTGCAGGTGACAGTTATGTTGCGCGTTATGAGCCATGGAAAATTCCTGGTTCAAATGTTACCAAAGCTTTTATAACGAAAGGTTGGGAAACCGTAACTATTCCTTTATCTGCCTTCAAATCAAAAGTTAACGAATTAGGGGATGGTGTATCAATTACTCAAATAAGCGATTTATTAGGGCCTACTGGTGCGAGTAGTTATAATATGTACCTTGAAAATTTCGATTCTTCGTCAACTGCAACTGACTTTTATGCCGCTATTGACAATATTAGGTGTGTGAAAATTAAATAG
- a CDS encoding two-component regulator propeller domain-containing protein: protein MRAKFYFLLAVISFLADINAFAQNSQYQFSRLNISNGLSHNQVTCIFKDSEGFMWFGTPSGLNRYDGYTFKVFKHDVNNKNSINDDFINNIFEGPDKKLWITTPSGYSFYDPETEQFNNDVSSAIDSFKLPGYPFASKILHNGKGDFWFLCPGSGLCRYNELKKTATRYYHNHNSNPSLYSSFVTDIEQDTTGNIWLAYDDGVVELFDIKRNAITYHTDIFKKAANNKGRDYSITIDSDGDLWVFTPNMDSGVYYYSRRTGRFRYITKESSETPLTSNIITSIIQADDGLMWISTDHGGINLLDKKSGKITYLLNREDDPKSLGQNTVTLYKDNTGIMWARTLKEGVSYYHKNIIRFSLYRHFASDPASVGFEDVNKFVEDKNGNLWIGTNGGGLIYFDRKTGKFTQYKHDPENPNSLSNDIIVSLCIDHDQQLWIGTYFGGLDHFDGRKFIHYKHNDKVPTSIADDRVWNILEDSSNRLWIGTFAAGLQIFDRERKIFSPPFKQTDIRSPFISALFEDTKGNLWVGGYIGIDKILKNGRCVIHYNKKKNDPNGLISDDIHSIMQDSRGLMWIATREGLSILNPQTNRFISLTKKDGLPENQVLNVLEDNRGAMWLSTSNGLSRITLTPGNGTYKFQFENFDETDGLQGREFNINAALKTNKGELVFGGSHGFNIFDPLSIHPNIDEPKLVFTDFQLFNKSIAANEEVDGHVVLSKAISATKEITLNHSENVFTIEFAALNFFNPNKITYQYMMEGFDKSWITANNATRKATYTNLDGGDYTFEVRAIGQEGKWKPSYIKLKIKVLPPFWKSPIAYFIYVFSVIAILYYIRKQGIKKIETRFEIERERKEAQDKHELDIMKIDFFTNVSHEFRTPIALIMAPVEKLLKQADDNYSRRKLQMIHENSKRLLNMINQLLDFSKMTVKKLQLDLREADIIKIIKEACDLFTDLADKKHISFSFNCDTDSGFAFFDQDKIERILFNLLSNAFKFTPDFGSVAVEAKLLQSNSVEMTLLEIKVIDSGVGIPAEKHNKIFERFFQNDMPASLINQGSGIGLSITKEFVDLMGGAISVESEHGKGSCFIVRVPLKISPQNNFSGIENTLEEVEAPKHDKPSQEKRNKNITILIVEDNSDFRACLKDDLKHLYAIVEAVNGKEGWQKALALHPDLIISDINMAEIDGIDFCKKIRGDKRTEHIPFILITAFTGDEKQLAGLETGANDYLSKPFNFDILRFKVHNLLKNQQVVKETYQRQIEAKPGDLEIETPDTKFMKKLLAVIEENIPNTSFSVELLSSQMNMSRTALYNKVFNLSGKTPVEFIRSVRLKRAVQFLLTKQFTIAETAYEVGFNDAKYFSKVFKEEFSMTPSEYLESID from the coding sequence ATGCGTGCAAAATTTTATTTTCTTCTTGCAGTTATATCTTTTTTAGCAGATATAAATGCTTTTGCGCAAAACAGCCAGTACCAGTTTTCACGGCTCAATATAAGTAACGGGCTGTCGCACAACCAGGTTACCTGTATTTTTAAGGACTCTGAGGGCTTTATGTGGTTCGGCACGCCTTCGGGACTTAACCGTTATGACGGTTATACTTTTAAAGTATTCAAGCACGACGTCAATAACAAAAACTCCATTAATGATGATTTTATAAATAATATTTTTGAAGGGCCCGACAAAAAATTATGGATAACAACCCCGAGTGGATATTCCTTTTATGACCCGGAAACAGAGCAGTTTAATAATGATGTATCGTCAGCGATCGATTCTTTCAAACTTCCCGGGTATCCGTTCGCTTCCAAGATACTTCACAACGGCAAAGGCGACTTTTGGTTTTTATGTCCTGGTTCTGGCCTTTGCAGGTATAATGAGCTGAAAAAAACTGCCACGCGTTATTATCATAACCATAATTCCAATCCATCTTTATATTCAAGTTTTGTTACAGACATTGAGCAGGATACAACCGGCAATATATGGCTTGCTTATGACGACGGCGTAGTAGAGCTATTTGATATAAAACGCAATGCAATTACATACCATACCGATATTTTTAAAAAAGCTGCTAATAATAAGGGTAGGGATTACTCGATAACTATTGACAGTGACGGCGATCTCTGGGTGTTTACCCCCAACATGGATTCCGGCGTTTATTATTACAGCCGCCGAACGGGACGGTTTAGGTACATCACAAAAGAATCGTCAGAAACACCGCTTACATCGAACATCATCACTAGTATTATTCAGGCCGACGATGGCCTCATGTGGATCTCTACTGATCATGGCGGCATAAACTTATTGGATAAAAAAAGCGGGAAAATTACTTATTTATTAAATAGGGAAGATGACCCAAAATCATTGGGACAAAACACTGTAACGCTTTACAAAGACAACACAGGCATTATGTGGGCCCGTACGCTTAAAGAGGGGGTAAGTTATTATCATAAGAATATAATCAGGTTCTCGTTATACAGGCACTTTGCTTCAGATCCCGCGAGTGTTGGGTTTGAAGATGTTAATAAATTTGTTGAAGATAAAAACGGTAACTTATGGATTGGGACCAACGGAGGCGGTTTAATTTATTTTGATCGCAAAACAGGTAAGTTTACACAGTATAAGCACGATCCGGAAAACCCCAATAGTCTCAGCAATGATATTATTGTAAGCCTATGTATCGACCATGATCAGCAACTATGGATAGGTACGTATTTTGGAGGGCTTGATCATTTTGACGGAAGAAAATTTATTCACTACAAACATAATGACAAGGTGCCCACGAGCATTGCTGATGATCGGGTATGGAATATTCTGGAAGATTCATCGAACCGATTATGGATAGGCACTTTTGCGGCGGGATTGCAAATATTTGACAGAGAAAGAAAAATATTTTCGCCTCCCTTTAAGCAAACGGATATCAGGTCGCCTTTTATATCCGCACTCTTTGAGGACACCAAAGGTAATCTCTGGGTAGGAGGATACATTGGGATAGATAAAATATTAAAAAATGGGCGTTGCGTTATACATTATAATAAAAAGAAAAACGACCCTAACGGCTTGATCAGTGATGACATCCACAGTATCATGCAGGACAGCCGCGGCCTGATGTGGATAGCGACAAGGGAGGGACTAAGCATATTGAACCCCCAAACCAATCGTTTTATCTCGCTGACGAAAAAGGACGGGTTGCCCGAAAACCAGGTTTTGAATGTATTGGAAGATAACAGGGGGGCCATGTGGCTAAGTACATCAAACGGGCTGAGCCGGATAACGTTGACACCGGGCAATGGCACCTATAAGTTTCAATTTGAAAACTTTGATGAAACAGATGGCCTGCAGGGCAGAGAGTTCAATATAAATGCAGCCTTAAAAACCAATAAAGGGGAATTGGTATTTGGCGGCTCGCACGGCTTCAATATTTTCGACCCACTGAGTATACATCCGAATATCGATGAGCCTAAATTAGTTTTCACCGATTTTCAGCTATTCAACAAAAGTATAGCAGCCAATGAAGAAGTTGACGGCCATGTGGTGTTATCTAAAGCAATTTCGGCCACAAAGGAAATAACGCTGAACCACAGTGAAAATGTGTTTACCATTGAATTTGCCGCCTTAAATTTCTTTAACCCCAATAAAATAACGTATCAGTATATGATGGAGGGTTTTGATAAAAGCTGGATTACTGCAAACAATGCTACACGGAAAGCTACCTATACCAACCTTGACGGAGGCGATTATACTTTTGAGGTACGGGCTATTGGCCAGGAGGGAAAATGGAAACCCAGCTATATAAAATTAAAAATTAAGGTATTGCCTCCGTTCTGGAAATCGCCAATTGCCTATTTTATATATGTTTTCTCCGTCATAGCGATATTGTATTACATCCGCAAACAAGGCATTAAAAAAATAGAAACCCGGTTTGAGATCGAGCGTGAGCGAAAGGAAGCACAGGATAAACACGAACTGGATATAATGAAAATAGATTTTTTCACCAACGTTAGTCACGAATTCAGAACGCCTATTGCCCTGATTATGGCGCCAGTTGAAAAGTTGTTAAAACAGGCTGATGATAATTATAGTCGGCGAAAGCTTCAAATGATCCACGAAAATTCTAAGCGGCTACTTAATATGATTAACCAGCTATTGGATTTTAGTAAAATGACGGTAAAAAAACTTCAGCTTGACCTGCGTGAAGCTGATATCATTAAAATTATTAAGGAAGCATGCGATTTATTTACCGATCTGGCGGATAAAAAACATATCAGTTTTTCATTTAACTGTGATACTGATTCAGGATTTGCTTTTTTTGATCAGGATAAAATTGAAAGAATACTCTTTAACCTGCTTTCAAATGCATTTAAGTTTACCCCTGACTTTGGCAGTGTAGCGGTTGAAGCAAAGTTGTTGCAATCCAATAGCGTGGAAATGACCTTGCTTGAAATTAAGGTAATAGATTCGGGTGTCGGTATTCCGGCTGAAAAACACAATAAAATATTTGAGCGATTTTTTCAGAATGACATGCCTGCTTCGTTAATTAACCAGGGAAGTGGTATTGGCTTGTCAATTACTAAAGAGTTTGTTGATCTGATGGGTGGCGCTATTTCTGTTGAAAGTGAACATGGGAAAGGGAGTTGTTTTATTGTGCGGGTGCCATTAAAGATATCTCCCCAAAATAATTTTAGCGGCATTGAAAATACCCTCGAAGAAGTGGAAGCTCCTAAGCACGACAAGCCAAGTCAGGAAAAACGCAATAAAAATATTACCATTTTAATTGTAGAGGATAATTCCGATTTCAGGGCCTGTCTAAAAGATGATCTTAAGCATTTATATGCCATTGTCGAAGCCGTAAATGGTAAAGAAGGCTGGCAAAAGGCACTAGCTTTACATCCCGATCTGATCATAAGTGATATTAACATGGCCGAAATTGATGGTATTGATTTTTGTAAAAAGATCCGTGGCGATAAACGCACCGAACATATACCATTTATATTAATTACCGCCTTTACCGGCGATGAAAAGCAACTGGCCGGTTTGGAGACTGGGGCGAATGACTACCTTTCCAAGCCTTTTAATTTTGACATATTACGCTTTAAGGTTCATAATTTGCTTAAAAATCAACAGGTAGTAAAAGAAACATATCAAAGGCAAATTGAAGCGAAACCGGGCGATTTGGAAATCGAAACTCCCGATACGAAATTTATGAAGAAGTTATTGGCGGTAATTGAAGAGAATATTCCAAATACCAGCTTTTCAGTTGAATTGCTAAGCAGTCAGATGAATATGAGCCGCACAGCATTATATAATAAAGTATTTAATCTTTCTGGCAAAACTCCGGTTGAGTTTATTAGGTCGGTAAGGTTAAAAAGAGCAGTACAATTCCTACTCACAAAACAATTCACCATAGCCGAAACTGCCTATGAGGTAGGTTTCAATGATGCGAAATATTTTTCTAAAGTATTTAAAGAAGAATTTTCGATGACACCTTCCGAGTACCTGGAAAGTATAGATTGA
- a CDS encoding RagB/SusD family nutrient uptake outer membrane protein: MKSIHKIITILLFAAAIAGCKKSFLDRPSNSQISSANFYKSTSDLRLATASLYGGQTWWQFSNEAWIQIGDILSGTASFPYNGDLVQFFTRTVTGSNNLMTYGWVGLYNCIGQCNGVINAIQQQASSSISAKDKNAAIAEARFMRAVAYYHLAVYWGAVPIIEDNSKLIKNPLLNRNIVSDVYKFVANDLTYAANNLPKTDDKGRVTTWSAQGMLGKVYLTMAGLGQSGGQRDQKLLDSAIKYAGNVCKNSGLQLFEQNDPNHQGYYDYFRPVNNDNPESLFSFQWVGGTGYGNGNAIQLFFSPNSILTPQRAGAWEPLQPTYDLYQMYSAKDTIRRKATIMLTGDHYPELDQADGGYTATQPGLKKHIIGNEKDNNSPSMDAWSDIEHNTILRLADVYLVYAEAILGNNASTSDGDAIKYFNLVRTRAGVDPVMVLNATTLRTERRVELAFEGQYWIDLVRYSYYDPANAVKFLNDQDVHHGRISFTYDPKTKIATRDTIAPPITLPATISSFTLPIPSSELTSDPKLTQPPVPYY; encoded by the coding sequence ATGAAATCAATTCACAAAATTATAACCATCCTGTTATTTGCAGCCGCAATTGCCGGATGTAAAAAGAGTTTCCTGGACCGTCCGTCTAACTCGCAGATCAGTTCTGCTAATTTTTACAAAAGCACTTCCGATTTACGGCTGGCTACGGCAAGCCTGTACGGCGGTCAAACCTGGTGGCAATTTAGCAATGAGGCCTGGATACAAATTGGAGACATATTGAGCGGCACCGCCAGTTTTCCGTATAATGGCGATTTGGTGCAGTTTTTCACACGTACCGTTACCGGCTCAAATAATCTTATGACCTATGGCTGGGTTGGCTTATACAATTGTATAGGGCAATGTAATGGCGTTATTAATGCTATACAGCAACAGGCGTCTTCGTCCATTTCGGCAAAAGACAAAAATGCGGCTATAGCCGAGGCAAGGTTTATGCGTGCCGTAGCTTATTATCACCTGGCGGTTTATTGGGGTGCGGTGCCAATTATCGAAGATAACAGCAAACTGATAAAAAATCCGCTGCTTAACCGCAATATTGTTTCGGATGTCTATAAATTCGTTGCCAACGACCTGACTTATGCAGCAAATAATCTTCCAAAAACGGATGACAAAGGCCGGGTAACTACCTGGTCGGCTCAGGGGATGCTGGGCAAGGTGTATTTAACAATGGCGGGTTTAGGCCAAAGTGGCGGGCAGCGCGACCAGAAATTGCTTGATAGTGCCATAAAATATGCTGGCAACGTGTGTAAAAATAGCGGGTTACAGCTTTTTGAGCAGAATGATCCAAACCATCAAGGATATTATGACTATTTCAGGCCGGTTAACAACGATAACCCTGAATCATTATTTTCTTTCCAATGGGTTGGGGGCACGGGTTATGGAAATGGCAACGCCATACAACTCTTTTTTTCGCCAAATTCAATCCTTACCCCTCAACGGGCAGGCGCATGGGAGCCCCTGCAGCCAACCTACGATTTATACCAGATGTATTCGGCTAAAGATACAATACGCCGCAAAGCTACCATTATGCTCACCGGGGATCATTATCCGGAATTAGATCAAGCCGATGGTGGTTATACGGCAACCCAGCCGGGCTTGAAGAAACACATTATTGGCAACGAAAAGGATAACAATTCGCCATCAATGGATGCCTGGTCAGATATTGAACACAATACAATTCTTAGATTGGCCGACGTGTACCTGGTGTATGCCGAGGCGATACTGGGTAATAATGCCAGTACGAGCGATGGGGATGCTATTAAGTATTTTAACCTGGTGCGGACAAGGGCCGGCGTTGATCCTGTAATGGTGCTGAACGCTACAACACTGCGTACGGAAAGAAGAGTTGAACTTGCTTTTGAAGGGCAATACTGGATAGACCTGGTTAGGTATTCTTATTATGATCCGGCTAACGCCGTCAAGTTCCTTAATGATCAGGATGTTCATCACGGCCGTATTTCGTTTACTTATGATCCTAAAACCAAAATTGCTACAAGGGATACAATTGCGCCGCCAATTACGCTTCCGGCAACCATAAGTTCATTTACGCTGCCAATTCCTTCATCCGAGTTGACGAGTGACCCCAAATTGACACAGCCGCCAGTACCCTACTATTAA
- a CDS encoding SusC/RagA family TonB-linked outer membrane protein, with the protein MDKNLQRRMKRGISLFIAGMLLCLSGYAQNLRISGKITSADDANPMMGVSIHVKGISTGAQSAVDGSYVITAKQGDILVFSYLGYTSQEITVKETNVIDVKLNSTSSNLNEVVVVGYGKRARPDLTGSISSIKGTDLRQTQPTTFDQALQGKVAGVVVQQISGQPGGGVSIQIRGISSITGSNSPLYVIDGIIIPPVGDPGNGSNPLNTINPAEIESIDVLKDASATAIYGSQATNGVVVITTKRGKAGPPKITYDFYSGFQEIAKRMPAVNLQQFATIINARAVAWGFDFRPQFANPQYLGPGTDWQSALFRRAPEMNHTMTVSGGDDRTQYLLSASYFNQEGIALGSDFTRYSVRLNLDNKTTKWLKIGTSLQLAHIDENVAATGESVINTALSVTPDVAVVNQDGSYGGETDPNGWVAAFPNPVALAKIIKNQNRRNQVFGNLYAEIQLAKELSLRSEVSGNFDFRTEDQFSPTYKFGKNNVSQNFGSTGFWQYNYVVVRNFLNYYHNFKKFHIDATAGHEAQDGTFENIGAARRNFASDNVQAINAGDYTTATNFGDNSQSNPTGGSAQESWFGRVNVSWDDRYTLTGNIRNDGSSNFPPNHRWVTTYSGGFAWKINHEDFLKSVKSINELNLRLSYGLTNNQGIPGNTFVTQLNTVASSLSGTAQSQNNLANPDVQWEKTDYYNAGIDGSFFNERLGFTVDVYDREVHGLLLQVPLPEYSGTVAGWGPGAMQAPYANVGSLSNKGIDFQINTTNISSKSFTWKTSLTLSRNINKVTSLGAGGAQANLSEKSYLPQVNDIIEKTVVGQPIGEFYGYVFDGIYSKPSDFLTHARPADANGNPYPVSAAGGGIWYGDRMFKDLNGDGIIDSRDETALGSPIPKFQYGINNTFYYKNFDLNIFLSGSYGNKVFNQMAIPEEDPQNNGTFFTSVLNYAKLALVNPNGSATDVNNVYVTNPNTTIIGLRNDNTNGNFRPNSLMFEDASFLRCKNITLGYKFSDKLLSKISVHSLRVFATVSNVFIITKYKGMDPEIGSWNPLQAGWDGGYYPQPKVFTIGASIGLQ; encoded by the coding sequence ATGGATAAAAATTTACAAAGAAGAATGAAACGCGGTATTTCCCTATTCATAGCAGGCATGTTGCTCTGTCTATCAGGCTATGCGCAAAATCTTCGTATCTCAGGAAAGATAACAAGTGCCGACGACGCTAATCCGATGATGGGGGTTAGTATTCATGTAAAAGGAATTTCAACCGGGGCCCAGTCGGCTGTTGATGGCAGTTATGTAATAACAGCAAAGCAGGGCGATATACTCGTCTTTAGTTATTTGGGCTACACATCTCAGGAAATAACTGTTAAAGAAACAAACGTAATTGATGTTAAGCTAAATTCAACATCCAGCAACTTAAACGAAGTGGTTGTTGTTGGATATGGTAAAAGAGCAAGACCGGATCTTACAGGTTCTATAAGTTCAATAAAAGGAACGGATCTTCGCCAAACACAACCAACCACTTTTGACCAGGCCCTGCAGGGTAAAGTTGCAGGTGTAGTGGTTCAACAGATCTCGGGGCAACCAGGTGGTGGCGTATCTATTCAAATACGTGGTATATCGTCAATAACCGGCTCTAATTCGCCGTTGTACGTTATAGATGGTATCATTATTCCACCGGTCGGCGATCCCGGTAATGGTTCAAACCCATTAAATACTATCAATCCTGCTGAAATTGAATCAATAGATGTATTGAAAGATGCTTCGGCAACTGCCATATACGGTTCGCAGGCAACCAATGGCGTGGTTGTGATCACTACAAAAAGGGGTAAAGCCGGGCCGCCGAAGATAACTTATGATTTCTATTCCGGTTTCCAGGAAATAGCGAAGCGGATGCCTGCGGTGAATTTGCAGCAGTTTGCCACTATCATTAACGCCCGGGCTGTTGCCTGGGGCTTTGATTTCAGGCCCCAATTTGCCAATCCTCAATATTTAGGCCCTGGTACCGACTGGCAAAGTGCATTATTCCGGAGAGCTCCGGAAATGAATCATACGATGACTGTAAGCGGTGGAGACGACAGAACCCAATATTTACTGTCAGCCTCGTATTTTAACCAGGAAGGGATAGCCCTTGGCTCTGATTTTACAAGATACTCGGTACGGTTGAATCTGGACAATAAAACAACTAAATGGCTAAAAATAGGGACGAGCCTTCAGTTGGCCCATATTGATGAAAATGTAGCTGCGACCGGTGAAAGTGTAATCAATACCGCGCTAAGCGTTACCCCTGATGTTGCGGTAGTCAATCAAGACGGCTCCTATGGTGGTGAAACTGACCCCAACGGTTGGGTAGCAGCTTTTCCCAACCCGGTGGCATTAGCAAAAATTATCAAAAACCAAAATAGGAGGAATCAAGTATTCGGCAATTTATATGCCGAAATACAGTTGGCTAAAGAACTGTCGCTGCGGAGTGAGGTATCCGGTAACTTCGATTTTAGGACAGAAGATCAGTTTTCACCAACTTATAAATTTGGTAAAAATAACGTCAGCCAAAACTTTGGTTCCACTGGTTTCTGGCAATATAATTATGTTGTAGTGCGCAACTTTTTAAATTACTATCATAATTTCAAAAAATTTCATATCGATGCTACAGCAGGGCACGAAGCGCAGGACGGCACTTTCGAAAATATTGGCGCCGCGCGAAGGAATTTTGCTTCAGACAATGTGCAGGCGATTAATGCCGGTGATTATACCACGGCCACAAACTTCGGCGATAATTCACAATCGAACCCTACCGGCGGCTCTGCACAGGAATCCTGGTTCGGCCGTGTCAATGTTTCCTGGGATGACAGATACACGCTAACCGGCAATATACGGAACGATGGTTCTTCAAATTTTCCACCCAACCATCGTTGGGTTACTACCTATTCTGGTGGATTTGCCTGGAAAATTAATCATGAGGATTTTCTGAAAAGTGTGAAGAGTATAAATGAATTGAATTTAAGGCTTAGTTATGGGCTAACCAACAACCAGGGCATACCGGGCAATACCTTTGTAACCCAACTTAACACGGTTGCAAGTAGCTTATCAGGTACAGCACAGTCTCAAAACAATTTGGCAAATCCGGACGTGCAGTGGGAAAAAACAGATTATTATAATGCAGGAATTGACGGATCGTTTTTTAATGAGCGGTTAGGTTTTACAGTTGATGTTTATGACCGCGAAGTACACGGCCTCTTATTACAGGTGCCGCTTCCGGAATACTCTGGTACTGTAGCGGGTTGGGGTCCGGGGGCCATGCAAGCGCCTTATGCCAATGTCGGCTCGTTAAGCAACAAAGGGATCGACTTCCAGATCAACACGACCAATATTAGTTCCAAAAGTTTTACCTGGAAAACCAGCCTTACCCTATCGCGGAACATTAACAAAGTGACCAGTTTAGGTGCCGGCGGCGCCCAGGCTAACTTGAGCGAGAAATCTTATCTTCCACAGGTTAACGACATAATTGAAAAAACAGTGGTGGGCCAGCCCATTGGTGAATTTTATGGCTATGTATTTGATGGAATTTATTCAAAGCCAAGTGATTTTCTAACCCATGCCCGGCCTGCTGACGCAAATGGTAACCCATATCCGGTTTCTGCGGCAGGCGGCGGTATCTGGTACGGCGACCGCATGTTTAAAGATTTGAACGGCGACGGTATTATCGACTCAAGGGACGAAACTGCTTTGGGCTCCCCAATTCCAAAATTCCAGTACGGTATCAATAATACATTTTACTACAAAAATTTTGATCTGAATATTTTTTTAAGCGGCAGCTATGGCAACAAGGTATTCAATCAAATGGCTATACCGGAAGAAGATCCGCAAAATAATGGCACTTTTTTTACATCGGTATTAAACTATGCGAAATTGGCTTTGGTAAATCCCAACGGCTCTGCAACCGATGTTAACAATGTATATGTTACCAACCCCAATACAACTATTATAGGTTTGAGAAATGATAATACCAACGGTAATTTCCGTCCTAATAGTTTGATGTTTGAGGATGCTTCATTCCTGCGTTGCAAAAATATCACCTTAGGGTACAAGTTTTCAGACAAACTTTTATCAAAAATATCCGTGCATTCGCTTAGGGTATTTGCTACTGTATCCAACGTCTTTATAATCACAAAATATAAAGGCATGGATCCTGAGATAGGCTCGTGGAACCCGCTCCAGGCAGGATGGGACGGCGGTTATTATCCGCAGCCCAAAGTATTTACTATTGGTGCAAGCATAGGCTTGCAATAA